From Pseudomonas vanderleydeniana, the proteins below share one genomic window:
- a CDS encoding DUF799 domain-containing protein, with protein sequence MNLRFWGIVTGLIVLSLLGGCAHQVKSLDYSAYKQARPRTILVLPPLNQSPDIKGSYSLLSQVTFPLAEAGYYVMPVALVDETFKQNGLTTADDIHNTSPAKLHDIFGADAAMYITVTDYGTKYMVLSSNTIVTANAKLVDLKSGTTLWTGSATASSEEGNNNNQGGLVGMLITAAVKQIINSSTDAGHPIAGLTSRRLLSVGRNTGLLYGPRSPKYGTD encoded by the coding sequence ATGAACCTGCGCTTTTGGGGGATCGTGACCGGGCTGATCGTGCTGAGCCTGCTGGGCGGCTGTGCCCACCAGGTCAAGAGCCTCGACTATTCGGCCTACAAGCAGGCGCGTCCGCGAACCATCCTGGTGTTGCCGCCGCTGAACCAGTCGCCGGACATCAAGGGTTCCTACAGCCTGCTGTCCCAGGTGACCTTCCCGCTGGCCGAGGCAGGCTACTATGTGATGCCGGTGGCCCTGGTGGACGAGACGTTCAAGCAGAACGGCCTGACCACCGCCGATGACATTCACAACACCTCGCCAGCCAAGCTGCATGACATCTTCGGTGCGGACGCGGCGATGTACATCACCGTGACCGACTATGGCACCAAGTACATGGTATTGAGCAGCAACACCATCGTTACCGCGAACGCCAAGCTGGTCGACCTCAAGTCCGGTACCACCCTGTGGACCGGCAGCGCGACCGCATCGAGCGAAGAGGGCAACAACAATAACCAGGGCGGCCTGGTCGGCATGCTGATTACGGCGGCGGTCAAGCAGATCATCAACAGCTCCACCGATGCCGGGCATCCGATTGCCGGCCTGACCAGTCGACGCCTGCTGTCCGTAGGCCGCAATACCGGGCTGCTGTACGGGCCACGGTCACCGAAGTACGGCACCGACTGA
- the leuC gene encoding 3-isopropylmalate dehydratase large subunit codes for MTPTRTLYDKHIDSHTVCRLDDQGHVLLYVDRQVINEYTSPQAFSGLREAGRKVWRPETALAVVDHVNPTAPRRIAAMPDAGGARQVSYLGENCADFGIELFDVLDKRQGIEHVVAPEQGFILPGMVVAAGDSHTTTYGALGAFGFGIGTSEIEHLLASQTLVYKRLKTLRVTVDGELPKGLTSKDVIMALIGEIGASGATGYAIEFCGSTIDALSVEARMTICNMAVEAGARGAFMAPDEKVFAYLKDKPRAPRGELWDQAVARWRELKSDAGARFDREVHLDATTLEPMVTWGTSPDQAAPIGARVPDPDSLDDPILRQDMRRALSYMGLEAGMPLNEITISHAFIGSCTNARIEDLRDAARVVQGRQVARHVRAMIVPGSTQVRDQAEAEGLAAVFIAAGFEWRQSGCSMCLAMNDDVLAAGDRCASSTNRNFEGRQGAGARTHLMSPAMVAAAAIAGRLTDIRSLEQRP; via the coding sequence ATGACTCCAACAAGAACCCTCTACGACAAGCACATCGATTCCCATACGGTGTGCCGCCTCGATGACCAGGGCCATGTCCTGCTGTACGTCGACCGCCAGGTCATCAATGAATACACCAGCCCACAGGCCTTCAGTGGCCTGCGTGAAGCCGGGCGCAAGGTGTGGCGGCCGGAGACGGCATTGGCCGTGGTCGATCATGTGAACCCCACCGCACCCCGGCGCATCGCCGCCATGCCGGATGCCGGTGGCGCCCGGCAGGTGTCCTACCTGGGCGAGAACTGCGCCGATTTCGGCATCGAGCTGTTCGATGTGCTCGACAAGCGCCAGGGCATCGAGCACGTGGTCGCCCCGGAGCAGGGCTTCATCCTGCCGGGCATGGTGGTCGCCGCCGGTGATAGTCACACCACCACCTATGGCGCCCTGGGCGCCTTCGGCTTCGGCATCGGCACCTCCGAGATCGAGCATCTGCTGGCCTCCCAGACACTGGTCTACAAGCGCCTGAAGACCCTGCGCGTGACCGTCGATGGCGAGTTGCCTAAAGGCTTGACCTCCAAGGACGTGATCATGGCGCTGATCGGTGAGATCGGCGCCTCCGGTGCGACTGGCTATGCCATCGAGTTCTGCGGTTCGACCATCGATGCGTTGAGCGTCGAGGCGCGCATGACCATCTGCAACATGGCCGTGGAGGCCGGTGCCCGCGGAGCCTTCATGGCCCCGGACGAGAAGGTTTTCGCCTACCTGAAGGACAAGCCGCGAGCCCCTCGGGGCGAGTTGTGGGACCAGGCCGTTGCCCGCTGGCGCGAGCTCAAGAGCGATGCCGGCGCGCGGTTCGACCGCGAAGTACACCTCGACGCCACGACCTTGGAACCGATGGTCACCTGGGGCACCAGCCCGGACCAGGCGGCGCCCATCGGCGCGCGGGTACCGGACCCGGACAGCCTCGATGATCCGATCCTGCGCCAGGACATGCGCCGGGCCCTGAGCTACATGGGCCTGGAAGCCGGCATGCCGTTGAACGAGATCACCATCAGTCATGCGTTCATCGGCTCTTGTACCAATGCCCGCATCGAGGACTTGCGTGACGCGGCCCGAGTGGTGCAGGGGCGGCAGGTTGCCAGGCATGTACGGGCGATGATCGTGCCCGGATCGACCCAGGTTCGCGACCAGGCCGAAGCCGAAGGGCTGGCTGCCGTGTTCATCGCGGCCGGGTTCGAATGGCGCCAGTCCGGCTGCTCGATGTGCCTGGCGATGAACGACGATGTGCTGGCGGCGGGCGACCGTTGTGCTTCCAGCACCAACCGCAACTTCGAAGGTCGCCAGGGCGCCGGTGCCCGGACGCACCTGATGAGCCCGGCGATGGTGGCGGCCGCGGCGATTGCCGGGCGCCTGACCGATATCCGTTCCCTGGAGCAACGCCCATGA
- the leuD gene encoding 3-isopropylmalate dehydratase small subunit yields MSLQPFSQVTGKAAPMLAANIDTDVIMPKQFLKGIDRNGLDRGLFFDLRLLPSGEPNPEFVLNQPAWQGASFMVVGPNFGCGSSREHAVWGLKQVGIRALIGSSFAGIFYDNCQRNGVLLITLDEATAQHLGRVVSQPQSAEISIDLPAQQIRLQDGSVIDFQIDELRKSALLLGLDAIGSTLQRREQIEAFERSHLQANPWLK; encoded by the coding sequence ATGAGCCTGCAACCGTTTTCCCAGGTCACCGGCAAGGCCGCGCCGATGCTGGCTGCCAATATCGACACCGACGTGATCATGCCCAAGCAGTTTCTCAAGGGCATCGACCGCAACGGCCTGGACCGTGGCTTGTTCTTCGACCTGCGTTTGCTGCCTTCGGGCGAGCCCAATCCCGAGTTCGTGCTGAATCAACCGGCCTGGCAGGGGGCGAGCTTCATGGTGGTCGGGCCGAACTTCGGTTGCGGCTCCAGTCGTGAACATGCGGTGTGGGGCCTGAAGCAGGTGGGCATCCGGGCGCTGATCGGCAGCAGCTTTGCCGGGATTTTCTACGACAACTGCCAGCGCAACGGCGTGTTGCTGATTACCCTCGACGAGGCGACGGCGCAGCATCTGGGGCGGGTGGTCAGCCAGCCGCAGAGCGCCGAGATCTCGATTGACCTGCCGGCCCAGCAGATCCGCCTGCAGGACGGCAGCGTGATCGATTTCCAGATCGATGAACTGCGCAAGTCCGCCTTGTTGCTCGGGCTCGATGCCATCGGCAGCACCTTGCAGCGCCGCGAGCAGATCGAGGCGTTCGAGCGCTCGCACCTGCAGGCCAATCCCTGGCTGAAGTGA
- a CDS encoding DUF2599 domain-containing protein produces the protein MKSTRASIAGLAAAFGLSFCAAAQADQGSETVARLYQLYNDTRQDCGGPSKPAFLCSGVLFRATWPSTDYQFYSISPKSQASGGVSASYLRKDAKYRKLAYGLTSGFIFDTIFGNPRDHQDYAVLCSFAIDAATDDRQQAGCTDSRRTPANVEKYCHEIGVTTAEQWGANYRQNGGDHSRQCAFDVRDERNSAAGPAFYQSIRAMAQIATESFGTQNELRLAKWEEKPPLSPSILALFYTEDSGLEGARLNQIQWYRATQRYLPLINMKLPQTPQQDATFLYDSKKQVIYPTSERNSCERYVQSAVWVERDDPGFGKKIMTLEVTPTDCGRNIRDNQTNNFFNELAAAQYLNPNWKNNPDNRDSTVGSMRRQLVCHFNIARNKPQWNLEPSRPYTSNEDSIAKSCNNT, from the coding sequence ATGAAAAGCACCAGAGCGTCCATCGCCGGCCTGGCGGCTGCCTTCGGCCTGTCGTTTTGTGCCGCCGCCCAGGCAGACCAAGGCAGCGAAACCGTCGCCCGCCTCTACCAGCTCTACAACGATACCCGACAGGATTGTGGCGGCCCCTCCAAGCCGGCGTTCCTCTGTTCCGGGGTCCTGTTTCGTGCCACCTGGCCCTCCACCGACTACCAGTTCTACAGCATCAGCCCCAAGAGCCAGGCCAGCGGCGGCGTCTCCGCCTCGTACCTGCGCAAGGATGCGAAGTACCGCAAGCTGGCCTACGGCCTCACCAGCGGCTTCATCTTCGACACCATCTTCGGCAACCCCCGGGATCACCAGGACTACGCGGTGCTGTGCTCGTTCGCCATCGATGCCGCCACCGACGATCGCCAGCAGGCCGGCTGCACCGACTCACGACGCACGCCCGCCAACGTGGAGAAGTACTGCCACGAAATCGGTGTGACCACCGCCGAGCAATGGGGAGCCAACTACCGCCAGAACGGCGGCGATCATTCGCGTCAATGTGCCTTCGACGTCCGCGATGAACGCAACAGCGCCGCCGGCCCGGCCTTCTACCAGAGCATTCGTGCGATGGCACAGATCGCCACCGAGTCCTTCGGCACCCAGAACGAGCTGCGCCTGGCCAAATGGGAGGAAAAGCCACCGCTTTCGCCTTCGATTCTCGCGCTGTTCTACACCGAGGACAGCGGACTGGAAGGCGCCCGCCTGAACCAGATCCAGTGGTACCGGGCGACCCAGCGCTACCTGCCGCTGATCAACATGAAGCTGCCGCAAACGCCGCAGCAGGATGCCACCTTCCTCTACGACAGTAAGAAACAGGTGATCTACCCCACCAGCGAGCGCAACAGCTGCGAGCGTTATGTACAGAGTGCGGTGTGGGTGGAGCGCGACGATCCGGGCTTCGGCAAGAAGATCATGACGCTTGAGGTGACGCCGACCGACTGCGGCCGGAACATCCGGGACAACCAGACCAACAACTTCTTCAATGAACTGGCCGCGGCGCAGTACCTGAACCCGAACTGGAAGAACAACCCGGACAACCGTGACAGCACGGTCGGCAGCATGCGCCGGCAACTGGTCTGTCACTTCAACATCGCCCGCAACAAGCCGCAGTGGAACCTGGAGCCCTCGCGGCCCTACACCTCCAACGAAGACTCTATCGCCAAGTCCTGCAACAACACCTGA
- a CDS encoding LysR substrate-binding domain-containing protein, which yields MNPKKDTVPLPEDLRVFLTVIRKTGFAAAADELGLSPAYVSKRIQILETTLATRLLHRTSRRIALTEDGERVQRWAVRILEDFQQLSDELSEAHDSPSGRLHLCSSFGFGRNHVAPALSLLAERYPALEIRLDLFDRVVDIVSEGFDLEIRVGDDIPGQHIGRRLVSNRRVLCAAPAYLERRGIPQQLSDLEHHDCLVLKERDNAFGIWNLECDGRQDSVRVRGPLSSNSGEIVLQWALDGRGILLRSLWDVKPLLEQGRLVQVLHEHTQSANVWAVYPTRLAYSGKLRACVEFLQEHFRQLSL from the coding sequence ATGAACCCAAAGAAAGACACCGTGCCCCTGCCCGAAGACCTGCGCGTGTTCCTGACCGTCATCCGCAAGACCGGCTTCGCGGCCGCAGCCGATGAGCTGGGGCTGTCGCCCGCCTACGTCAGCAAGCGCATCCAGATTCTCGAAACCACCCTCGCCACTCGCCTGCTGCACCGTACCAGTCGCCGTATCGCCCTGACCGAGGACGGCGAGCGGGTGCAACGCTGGGCCGTGCGCATCCTCGAGGACTTCCAGCAGCTCAGCGACGAGCTGTCCGAAGCCCATGACAGCCCCAGCGGCCGCCTGCACCTGTGCAGCAGCTTCGGCTTCGGTCGCAACCATGTGGCACCGGCCCTGTCGCTGCTGGCCGAGCGTTATCCGGCACTGGAGATCCGCCTGGACCTGTTCGATCGCGTGGTCGACATCGTCAGCGAGGGTTTCGACCTGGAAATCCGGGTCGGCGATGATATCCCCGGGCAACACATCGGTCGGCGCCTGGTCAGCAACCGTCGGGTCCTGTGCGCCGCTCCCGCCTACCTGGAACGGCGAGGCATCCCGCAACAGTTGAGCGACCTGGAGCACCATGATTGTCTGGTGCTCAAGGAGCGCGACAACGCCTTCGGCATCTGGAACCTGGAATGCGACGGTCGCCAGGACAGCGTGCGCGTACGCGGGCCGCTGTCCTCCAACAGCGGTGAAATCGTGCTGCAGTGGGCACTGGACGGCCGCGGCATCCTGCTGCGCTCGCTGTGGGACGTCAAACCACTGCTGGAGCAGGGTCGACTGGTACAGGTGCTGCACGAGCACACCCAGAGCGCGAATGTCTGGGCGGTGTATCCGACACGGCTGGCCTACTCCGGAAAACTGCGGGCGTGCGTGGAGTTCCTGCAGGAACACTTCCGGCAATTGTCGCTCTGA
- the dctA gene encoding C4-dicarboxylate transporter DctA, producing MTIRKLLGTLYIQVVIAIVLGVLIGNHWPQTGVELKPLGDGFIKLIKMIIGPIIFCTVVSGITNMHDVKQVGRVGGKALLYFEIVSTLALAIGLLAAHALHPGSGFNVDVKTLDSSAIASFVGQAQHGEGVTGFLLHVIPTTFFDAFTQGEILPVLFVSLLFGLALVMAGEKARPLVGVIHQASEVFFRIVGMIARVAPVGAFGAMAFTIGKYGLGSLLPLMKLVGTFYLTALIFITCVLGSIARYAGFSILRLLGYIKSELLIVLGTSSSESALPQLIQKLENLGCSKGVVGIVVPTGYTFNLDGTNIYMTLAVLFLAQATNIDLTLEQQLTLLAVTMLTSKGAGAVVGAGFVALAASLAVVPTVPVAAMVLILGVDRFMAECRSLTNIIGNAVATLVVAAWEGQLDREKMAPIALGHERKALASQPAE from the coding sequence ATGACAATCAGAAAACTGCTGGGAACCCTGTATATCCAGGTCGTCATCGCCATCGTGCTGGGAGTGCTGATCGGCAACCACTGGCCGCAGACCGGTGTCGAGCTCAAGCCCCTGGGTGATGGTTTCATCAAGCTGATCAAGATGATCATCGGCCCGATCATCTTCTGCACCGTAGTCTCCGGCATCACCAACATGCACGACGTGAAACAGGTCGGGCGGGTCGGTGGCAAGGCGCTGCTGTACTTCGAGATCGTCTCCACCCTGGCCCTGGCCATCGGCCTGCTGGCCGCCCACGCCCTGCACCCGGGCTCGGGCTTCAACGTCGACGTGAAGACCCTCGACTCCTCGGCCATCGCCAGTTTCGTTGGCCAGGCCCAGCACGGCGAAGGCGTGACCGGCTTCCTGCTGCACGTGATCCCCACCACCTTCTTCGATGCCTTCACCCAGGGCGAGATCCTGCCGGTGCTGTTCGTCTCGCTGCTGTTCGGCCTGGCGCTGGTGATGGCCGGTGAGAAAGCCCGGCCGCTGGTGGGCGTGATCCACCAGGCCAGCGAAGTGTTCTTCCGCATCGTCGGCATGATCGCCCGGGTCGCCCCCGTGGGTGCCTTCGGCGCGATGGCCTTCACCATCGGCAAGTACGGCCTGGGCTCGCTGCTGCCGCTGATGAAGCTGGTGGGCACCTTCTACCTGACCGCGCTGATCTTCATCACCTGCGTGCTGGGCAGCATCGCCCGCTATGCCGGCTTCAGCATCCTGCGCCTGCTGGGCTACATCAAGTCGGAGCTGCTGATCGTACTCGGCACCAGCTCATCGGAATCGGCCCTGCCGCAACTGATCCAGAAACTGGAGAACCTCGGCTGCTCCAAGGGCGTGGTGGGCATCGTGGTACCAACCGGCTACACCTTCAACCTCGATGGCACCAACATCTACATGACCCTTGCGGTGCTGTTCCTGGCCCAGGCAACCAACATCGACCTGACGCTGGAGCAGCAACTGACCCTGCTGGCGGTGACCATGCTCACCTCCAAGGGCGCCGGTGCGGTGGTCGGTGCGGGTTTCGTTGCGCTGGCCGCCAGCCTCGCCGTGGTGCCGACCGTGCCGGTGGCGGCCATGGTGCTGATCCTCGGCGTAGACCGGTTCATGGCCGAGTGCCGCTCACTGACCAACATCATCGGCAACGCCGTCGCCACCCTGGTGGTGGCCGCCTGGGAAGGCCAGCTCGACCGCGAGAAAATGGCGCCGATCGCCCTCGGGCACGAGCGCAAGGCCCTAGCCAGCCAGCCCGCCGAGTAA
- a CDS encoding alpha/beta fold hydrolase, with protein sequence MFAGFEKDQRHVNGVDIAYRIGGSGPGLLLLHGHPQTHVIWHKVAGELAKHFTVVAADLRGYGDSSRPAADEQHLNYSKREMGRDGVELMRALGFTQFSILAHDRGARVAHRLALDHPETVQRMVLLDIAPTLSMYAQTNEAFARAYWHWFFLIRPAPLPESLIEANPEQYLRSVMGSRSAGLKPFTDEAFAEYIRCLSLPGSARGVCEDYRASAGIDLEHDRADLAAGRKLNLPLLALWGAEGTVGRCFDPLHEWRQVATDVRGKALPGGHYLAEEIPQELLDEVLPFLR encoded by the coding sequence ATGTTCGCCGGATTCGAGAAAGACCAGCGCCACGTCAACGGTGTGGACATCGCCTACCGCATTGGCGGCAGTGGGCCAGGCCTGTTGCTGTTGCACGGCCACCCACAGACACACGTTATCTGGCACAAGGTCGCGGGCGAGCTTGCCAAGCATTTCACCGTGGTCGCCGCCGACCTGCGCGGCTACGGTGACAGCAGCCGGCCAGCGGCCGACGAGCAGCACCTGAACTACTCCAAGCGCGAAATGGGCCGCGACGGCGTCGAGCTGATGCGCGCCCTGGGCTTCACGCAGTTCTCGATCCTGGCCCACGACCGTGGTGCCCGCGTCGCCCATCGCCTGGCACTCGACCATCCCGAAACGGTGCAGCGCATGGTCCTGCTGGATATCGCGCCGACCCTGTCGATGTACGCCCAGACCAATGAAGCCTTCGCCCGCGCCTACTGGCACTGGTTCTTCCTGATCCGCCCGGCACCGCTGCCGGAGAGCCTGATCGAGGCCAACCCGGAACAGTACCTGCGCAGCGTCATGGGCAGCCGCAGCGCCGGGCTCAAGCCATTCACCGACGAAGCCTTCGCTGAATACATCCGCTGTCTCAGTCTGCCTGGCAGCGCACGTGGCGTCTGCGAGGACTATCGCGCCAGCGCCGGCATCGACCTGGAACACGATCGCGCCGATCTCGCTGCCGGGCGCAAGCTGAACCTGCCACTGCTGGCCCTGTGGGGCGCCGAGGGTACGGTCGGCCGCTGCTTCGACCCACTGCACGAATGGCGGCAGGTCGCCACCGATGTACGCGGCAAGGCACTGCCGGGCGGTCATTACCTGGCCGAGGAAATTCCGCAGGAACTGCTGGACGAAGTCTTGCCGTTCCTGCGCTGA
- a CDS encoding VOC family protein, with translation MSVKAIPEGFHSITPYLGVSQAAAAIDFYKKAFGATEVMRLAMPDGSIGHAELRIGDSPLMLGTPCEDGPFVSPQGHTSVGIHLYVSDVDKQFETATAAGATVIKEVQDQFYGDRSCTLADPFGHVWFLASHKEDVPQAELEARLAALYEQPQG, from the coding sequence ATGAGCGTCAAAGCGATACCGGAGGGTTTCCACAGCATCACCCCCTACCTCGGCGTCAGCCAGGCCGCAGCAGCCATCGACTTCTACAAGAAAGCCTTCGGCGCCACGGAAGTCATGCGCCTGGCGATGCCCGATGGCAGCATCGGCCATGCCGAACTGCGTATCGGCGATTCACCACTGATGCTGGGCACACCCTGCGAAGATGGACCGTTCGTCAGTCCGCAGGGCCACACTTCAGTCGGCATTCACCTGTACGTCTCGGACGTCGACAAGCAGTTCGAAACCGCCACGGCCGCTGGTGCCACGGTGATCAAGGAGGTCCAGGACCAGTTCTACGGCGACCGCAGTTGCACGCTCGCAGACCCATTTGGCCATGTCTGGTTCCTGGCCAGCCACAAGGAGGACGTGCCACAGGCCGAACTCGAGGCACGACTCGCTGCGTTGTACGAGCAGCCTCAAGGCTGA
- a CDS encoding DUF3829 domain-containing protein yields MNRKARMYLLIGLVVAMLANLSTAKYSVLDAVWNWLGILPSTENDQAAAMKPLVDCLRSVDVEWRNAYTRYQKITSTQQSSDHDGRLVAIDTQGQRNKMMFAGQRSRIIACLPDEGDRQALARMLPGFSRYLTAWIRVSEVTETFNFYSYLLAPPLTAEEKEHLDPTFRPLAEDFLKESDQLRREIVAQDLRIRQVQLRQIEARFGQDQHWHLLNFMLQARLNLDQLTKASAEHNLTPTLLSGLIENVKAAHAAGTSYMQAHPATSSDKSVQGIWEHLHTPATDYFKALDSLRDDWTAQRDSLYLDDDLEKIQTTYDALLIRYNQEVRGRY; encoded by the coding sequence ATGAATCGCAAGGCACGGATGTACTTGCTGATCGGCCTGGTAGTAGCCATGCTGGCTAATCTCTCAACAGCCAAGTACTCAGTACTGGATGCTGTCTGGAACTGGCTAGGAATCCTGCCAAGCACTGAAAACGACCAGGCAGCAGCCATGAAGCCCTTGGTCGACTGCCTGCGCAGCGTAGATGTCGAATGGCGAAACGCGTATACACGCTACCAGAAGATCACTTCTACCCAGCAGAGCAGCGATCACGACGGTAGACTGGTCGCTATTGACACCCAGGGACAACGGAACAAGATGATGTTCGCAGGCCAACGCTCGCGCATTATCGCCTGCCTGCCAGACGAAGGCGATCGCCAGGCGCTGGCAAGGATGCTGCCAGGGTTTTCCCGGTACCTGACAGCCTGGATCAGGGTCAGTGAAGTGACCGAGACCTTCAACTTTTACAGCTACCTGCTTGCGCCGCCCCTGACAGCCGAGGAGAAGGAGCACCTGGACCCAACCTTCCGCCCTCTGGCCGAGGACTTCCTCAAGGAGTCCGACCAGTTGCGCCGCGAGATCGTCGCCCAAGACCTGAGGATTCGTCAGGTACAACTACGACAGATAGAGGCTCGCTTCGGGCAGGACCAGCATTGGCACCTGTTGAACTTCATGCTCCAGGCCAGGCTGAACCTTGATCAATTGACAAAAGCCAGTGCCGAGCACAACCTGACACCCACGCTGTTGAGCGGTCTTATCGAGAATGTGAAAGCGGCCCATGCTGCCGGAACCAGCTACATGCAGGCACATCCTGCCACCAGCAGCGACAAGTCGGTCCAAGGCATCTGGGAGCACCTCCACACACCCGCTACAGATTACTTCAAGGCGTTGGATAGCCTCAGGGACGATTGGACAGCGCAACGCGACTCGTTGTATCTGGACGATGATCTGGAAAAAATCCAGACCACCTACGATGCCTTGCTCATTCGCTACAATCAGGAGGTCCGTGGCCGCTACTGA
- a CDS encoding J domain-containing protein produces the protein MSCWEILGLPSDADTRRIKRQYATLLKQTRPDDDPEGFQRLREAYEQALDWSSPMAELEFSAAPTVFVETTPCTRETGLPRKDPGPSAAQQAASELLDGITAQLLDERFARAALYCCQAEFEEQLLQLCLEPSPQSRALIQWALKQFQWLSPWQEGVLPTQALQQLQHKLFVDVRQTLLQTLALGDLNSFRQMYEQFRQSSWMQSLERRRQYGRLLADVLLESAFWSSELFAELSRLENWEDDARYVVNPESYWQSLLKRSRTEAFVEEQKRLAALDDRTPESRAARLLFGALASSERIVHARRMRKQDWIACQHLSEVVYNQYPQLRKSMPEGDPFFWRPLESALTDWPMYMAAVVSGATCAIAQFGLSMADAAAVLSGTLFWSGMFAGCTWLFLKLWRALIDPASGLEQHLTTRLSNWLSPRRPAPLLLREIVPCWLLGCAVAFSGGLAALLAYTGCLLAIGGLQRVREHFLWPARAYRSMPSSVLTRSALFAGAVLLLIVGMIAYGNHIRLGRDQGLQPWPERLCTRSPDLPECRASSSRVQWYAEQRKQEPGQ, from the coding sequence ATGAGTTGCTGGGAAATTTTAGGACTACCATCAGACGCCGATACCCGTAGAATCAAGCGTCAATACGCCACCTTACTCAAACAGACCCGCCCGGATGATGACCCGGAGGGTTTCCAGCGGTTGCGCGAAGCCTATGAACAGGCACTGGACTGGAGCAGCCCGATGGCTGAGCTCGAGTTTTCAGCAGCGCCAACCGTTTTCGTCGAAACCACCCCATGCACCAGAGAAACCGGTCTGCCCCGCAAAGACCCAGGCCCCAGCGCAGCACAGCAGGCAGCCAGCGAACTGCTCGACGGCATCACTGCGCAACTGCTGGATGAACGTTTTGCCCGGGCGGCCCTCTATTGCTGCCAGGCGGAGTTCGAAGAGCAACTGTTACAACTTTGCCTGGAGCCCTCGCCTCAGAGCCGGGCGCTGATCCAATGGGCCCTGAAGCAGTTTCAGTGGCTTAGTCCATGGCAGGAGGGTGTACTGCCTACTCAGGCCTTGCAACAACTGCAGCATAAACTGTTCGTCGACGTACGACAGACACTGCTCCAGACTCTGGCGTTGGGTGACCTGAACAGCTTTCGCCAGATGTATGAGCAATTCAGACAATCGTCCTGGATGCAATCACTGGAGCGGCGCAGACAGTACGGACGGCTGTTGGCTGACGTACTTCTGGAGTCAGCTTTCTGGTCATCGGAACTGTTCGCCGAGTTATCGCGACTGGAGAACTGGGAAGACGACGCCAGATACGTGGTCAACCCCGAGAGCTACTGGCAAAGCCTGCTCAAACGCAGCCGAACCGAGGCTTTCGTGGAAGAGCAGAAGCGTCTGGCGGCTCTTGATGACCGTACACCGGAATCAAGGGCCGCACGATTGCTGTTCGGTGCTCTGGCGTCCAGTGAACGCATCGTGCACGCCCGCAGAATGCGCAAGCAGGACTGGATCGCCTGCCAACATCTCAGCGAAGTCGTCTACAACCAATACCCGCAACTGCGCAAGAGCATGCCTGAGGGCGATCCTTTCTTCTGGCGCCCCCTGGAAAGTGCACTGACGGATTGGCCGATGTACATGGCCGCAGTCGTGTCCGGGGCAACTTGCGCCATTGCCCAGTTCGGTCTTTCGATGGCGGATGCCGCCGCAGTCTTGTCCGGAACTCTCTTCTGGAGCGGCATGTTCGCTGGCTGCACCTGGCTGTTTCTGAAGTTGTGGCGAGCACTGATTGACCCTGCTTCAGGCTTGGAGCAACACCTGACCACGCGTTTATCCAATTGGCTAAGCCCTCGCCGTCCTGCCCCCTTGCTACTAAGGGAAATCGTACCGTGCTGGTTGCTGGGTTGCGCGGTGGCATTCTCCGGAGGATTGGCCGCACTGCTCGCCTACACAGGCTGCTTGCTGGCCATTGGCGGACTGCAGCGGGTTCGCGAGCATTTTCTATGGCCAGCCCGTGCCTATCGATCCATGCCCTCGTCAGTGCTGACCCGCTCGGCACTGTTCGCAGGCGCAGTTCTGCTCCTGATAGTGGGCATGATCGCCTATGGCAACCATATCCGACTGGGCCGGGACCAGGGCCTGCAGCCATGGCCTGAGCGGCTATGCACGCGCTCCCCCGACCTGCCCGAATGCAGAGCGTCCTCGAGTCGGGTGCAGTGGTACGCAGAGCAGCGCAAACAGGAGCCAGGCCAATGA